In Streptomyces sp. NBC_01439, the following are encoded in one genomic region:
- a CDS encoding HD domain-containing protein: MPSSPLESPQGAAWLAQSLLPSLGDRWLHTQGVAQRARELSRSVPEADRELLVAAAWLHDIGYAPQLRDSGFHPLDGARYLASLGADGRLVRLVAHHSGAVYEAEQRGLSAELAVYEREESAVLDALTCADMTTGPAGQRLGFTERIDEILTRYAPGSEVHTAISAAVPYLAAAVARADAAMTNQPM; this comes from the coding sequence ATGCCCTCTTCCCCATTGGAATCCCCGCAGGGAGCGGCCTGGTTGGCGCAGTCCCTGCTGCCTTCGCTGGGCGACCGTTGGCTGCACACCCAGGGCGTCGCGCAGCGGGCGCGGGAGCTGTCCCGGTCCGTGCCCGAGGCGGACAGGGAGCTGCTGGTCGCGGCGGCGTGGCTGCACGACATCGGCTATGCGCCGCAGCTCCGCGACAGCGGCTTCCACCCCCTGGACGGGGCCCGGTACCTGGCATCACTGGGCGCCGACGGGCGACTCGTCCGCCTGGTCGCCCACCACTCCGGAGCCGTGTACGAGGCCGAGCAGCGTGGTCTGTCGGCCGAGCTCGCCGTGTACGAGCGGGAGGAGTCGGCCGTCCTGGACGCGCTGACCTGCGCCGACATGACGACGGGTCCGGCGGGTCAGCGGCTGGGCTTCACCGAACGCATCGACGAGATCCTGACCCGCTACGCACCGGGCAGCGAGGTCCACACGGCGATCAGCGCAGCCGTCCCGTACCTGGCGGCAGCGGTCGCCCGCGCCGACGCCGCGATGACGAATCAGCCGATGTAG
- a CDS encoding WcaF family extracellular polysaccharide biosynthesis acetyltransferase, with protein MAECRWGRQLRDLPSFTLAGYDKGRGLLTQALWFAVMNTLFMSWFCPARVRVALLRAFGAKIGEGVLIRHRVRVLWPWKLDIGDHTWIGEGAWLLNLEPVTIGANVCVSQEAMLCTGSHDHRAADFRYRNAPIVVEDGAWVAVRATVLAGVTVGRCAVAGAGAVVHKDLPELTLQTQDGHRRPVEEPK; from the coding sequence ATGGCGGAGTGTAGATGGGGGCGACAGTTGCGGGATCTTCCTTCCTTCACGCTGGCCGGGTATGACAAGGGCCGCGGGCTGCTGACGCAGGCGCTCTGGTTCGCCGTGATGAACACGCTGTTCATGAGCTGGTTCTGTCCGGCGCGGGTGCGCGTGGCGCTGCTGCGGGCCTTCGGCGCGAAGATCGGCGAGGGCGTGCTGATCCGGCACCGGGTGCGGGTGCTGTGGCCGTGGAAGCTCGACATCGGGGACCACACCTGGATAGGTGAGGGAGCCTGGCTGCTGAACCTGGAGCCGGTGACCATCGGGGCGAACGTGTGCGTCTCGCAGGAAGCCATGCTGTGCACCGGCTCGCACGACCACCGGGCCGCCGACTTCCGCTACCGCAACGCCCCGATCGTGGTCGAGGACGGCGCGTGGGTGGCGGTACGGGCGACCGTGCTCGCCGGGGTCACGGTGGGCCGCTGCGCGGTCGCCGGGGCCGGAGCCGTGGTCCACAAGGACCTGCCCGAGTTGACCCTGCAGACCCAGGACGGGCACCGCCGCCCGGTGGAGGAGCCGAAGTGA
- a CDS encoding DUF6458 family protein, with protein sequence MGIGGCIVLIVVGAVLTFASDWELESVNLDLVGLIMMAVGGIGLAVYTSIYKRRRVPGTAIPVVDDRHRDVI encoded by the coding sequence ATGGGCATCGGCGGATGCATCGTCCTGATCGTGGTGGGGGCCGTCCTCACCTTCGCCAGCGACTGGGAGCTGGAGAGCGTCAACCTCGACCTGGTCGGCCTGATCATGATGGCGGTCGGCGGCATCGGCCTCGCGGTCTACACGAGCATCTACAAACGCCGCCGCGTCCCGGGCACCGCGATCCCGGTGGTGGACGACCGACACCGGGACGTCATCTGA
- a CDS encoding NUDIX hydrolase, giving the protein MARVDYFDDPNAPVANSIVPSVTAVALDDDGRVLLIHRTDNDLWALPGGGVDTGESAADAAVRETREETGFDVEVTGLVGLYTDPRHVIAYDDGEVRQQFSICFSVRIVGGKLRTSSESKEVAFLAPDELDAMRIHPSMRLRIDHGIADRSEPYIG; this is encoded by the coding sequence ATGGCCCGAGTGGACTACTTCGACGACCCCAACGCGCCGGTCGCGAACAGCATCGTTCCGTCCGTGACCGCGGTCGCCCTCGACGACGACGGCCGGGTCCTGCTGATCCACAGAACCGACAACGACCTGTGGGCCCTACCGGGAGGAGGCGTGGACACGGGAGAGTCCGCCGCCGATGCGGCCGTACGCGAGACGCGCGAAGAGACCGGGTTCGACGTCGAGGTGACCGGGCTCGTCGGGCTCTACACCGACCCGCGGCACGTCATCGCGTACGACGACGGGGAAGTCCGCCAGCAGTTCTCGATCTGCTTCTCGGTACGCATCGTGGGAGGGAAACTCCGAACGAGCAGCGAGAGCAAGGAAGTGGCCTTCCTGGCTCCGGATGAGCTGGATGCGATGCGGATCCATCCGTCGATGCGGCTGCGCATCGATCACGGGATCGCCGATCGGTCCGAGCCCTACATCGGCTGA
- a CDS encoding XRE family transcriptional regulator has translation MANERLRASISANSATIQSVAVQVGVDPKTVERWITTDRTPHRTHRWKTATFLGVDEVYLWPSIARQAETASASELVTYYPHRGVVPADLWSSLIDNAVSHVEVLVYAGLFLFDGHPELAERLSRKARAGAQVRIQLGNPASEVLRQRGEEEGIGADLAARARMTRRYLEPAMATPGVEVRLHETILYNSLYRFDDDVLVNPHVLGAPAGQNPVLHFRYIPGGRSFRHYMRSFDYAWDRGTSA, from the coding sequence ATGGCGAACGAGCGTCTGCGCGCCTCGATCTCGGCGAACTCCGCCACCATCCAGTCGGTTGCTGTGCAGGTAGGGGTGGACCCCAAGACGGTGGAGCGATGGATCACGACCGATCGGACTCCGCACCGCACCCACCGATGGAAGACCGCCACCTTCCTCGGCGTGGACGAGGTCTATCTCTGGCCGTCGATCGCCCGGCAGGCCGAGACGGCGAGCGCTTCCGAGCTGGTGACGTACTACCCGCACCGAGGTGTCGTGCCCGCCGATCTGTGGTCATCCCTGATCGACAACGCCGTGAGCCACGTCGAGGTCCTCGTCTACGCCGGCCTGTTTCTCTTCGACGGCCATCCAGAACTGGCCGAACGGCTCTCCCGCAAGGCACGGGCGGGCGCCCAGGTACGCATCCAGCTGGGGAACCCGGCTTCCGAGGTGCTCCGGCAGCGAGGCGAGGAGGAGGGCATCGGCGCGGACCTCGCCGCCCGTGCGCGCATGACACGGCGCTACCTCGAACCCGCCATGGCGACACCGGGGGTGGAGGTCCGGCTGCACGAGACCATCCTCTACAACTCTCTGTACCGCTTCGACGACGACGTACTCGTCAACCCTCATGTGCTGGGAGCTCCCGCGGGCCAGAATCCGGTCCTGCACTTTCGCTACATCCCGGGCGGCCGGAGCTTCAGGCACTACATGAGGAGTTTCGACTACGCCTGGGATCGAGGCACTTCGGCCTAG
- a CDS encoding glycosyltransferase: protein MRVLHAVTLHSPSHAFGGPVRVALNLAKGLRARGHEARLLALGEGFDPWPTSVEGVPAQLFPARRLLPLGFSGMTSPALLASAGRLVRDADVVHVHLARDLVTLPVALAALRAGKPLVLQTHGMVDPSEKLLAKVLDAVAVRRLLRGADAVLYLTPHEREGLDAVVGAPPLAQAVRLVNGTPAQEERPAPSGPPRVLYSARLQARKRPVDFVDAAPAVLAAHPDAHFVVAGPDEGELAAVRERIGTLGLTDRFTVPGALSSAEVLAELRRAHVYVLPSVDEPFPMSVLEALAVGVPSVVTHSNGLARDIARTGAGRAVDPGPAGVSAAVLDLLDPTANHEASRSARKLAAESFSMDAVLDTLLPVYERIRH from the coding sequence ATGAGAGTCCTGCACGCCGTCACGCTCCACTCCCCCTCGCACGCGTTCGGCGGACCGGTCCGGGTCGCGCTGAACCTGGCGAAGGGGCTGCGGGCCCGGGGCCACGAGGCGCGGCTGCTCGCGCTCGGCGAGGGCTTCGATCCGTGGCCGACCTCCGTGGAGGGCGTTCCGGCGCAGCTGTTCCCGGCCCGCCGGCTGCTCCCCCTCGGCTTCAGCGGGATGACCTCGCCCGCCCTGCTGGCCTCGGCCGGCCGGCTGGTGCGGGACGCCGATGTCGTCCATGTCCACCTGGCCCGGGACCTGGTGACGCTGCCGGTCGCCCTGGCGGCGCTGCGGGCAGGCAAGCCGCTGGTGCTGCAGACCCACGGCATGGTGGACCCGAGCGAGAAGCTGCTGGCCAAGGTGCTGGACGCGGTGGCGGTACGCCGGCTGCTGCGCGGCGCGGACGCGGTGCTGTACCTGACCCCGCACGAGCGGGAGGGACTGGACGCGGTGGTCGGCGCGCCGCCCTTGGCGCAGGCGGTCCGCCTGGTCAACGGGACCCCGGCGCAGGAGGAACGGCCCGCGCCCAGCGGCCCGCCGCGCGTCCTGTACTCGGCGCGCCTGCAGGCCCGCAAGCGGCCGGTGGACTTCGTGGACGCGGCCCCGGCGGTCCTCGCCGCCCACCCGGACGCGCACTTCGTGGTCGCCGGGCCGGACGAGGGCGAGCTGGCCGCCGTACGGGAACGGATCGGGACACTGGGACTCACCGACCGGTTCACGGTCCCGGGGGCGCTCTCCAGCGCGGAGGTCCTGGCCGAGCTGCGCCGCGCCCACGTGTACGTGCTGCCGTCGGTGGACGAGCCGTTCCCCATGTCGGTCCTGGAAGCCCTCGCGGTGGGCGTCCCGTCCGTGGTGACCCACTCCAACGGCCTGGCCCGCGACATCGCCCGCACCGGCGCCGGCCGCGCCGTCGACCCCGGCCCGGCGGGCGTGTCCGCCGCCGTCCTGGACCTCCTCGACCCGACCGCGAACCACGAGGCCTCCCGCTCGGCCCGCAAACTGGCCGCGGAGTCCTTCTCCATGGACGCGGTCCTGGACACCCTCCTCCCGGTCTACGAGCGCATCCGCCACTGA
- the gmd gene encoding GDP-mannose 4,6-dehydratase: MGKTALITGVTGQDGSYLAELLLSKGYTVHGLVRRSSSFNTERVDHIYQDPQTANRSFVLHHADLSDGVALVNLLRDIRPDEVYNLGAQSHVRVSFDAPLYTGDVTGLGALRLLEAIRASGVDTRIYQASSSEMFGSTPPPQNEQTPFHPRSPYGAAKVFAYWTTVNYREAYDMFAVNGILFNHESPRRGETFVTRKITRAVARIKAGLQDHLYLGNLDAVRDWGYAPEYVDAMWRMLQQDEPTDYVVATGVAATVREFVESSFTHAGLDWTDHVRYDPKYERPSEVDALIGDASKAHDLLGWKPTVLVAELAQIMVDADIRQVEDQLAGVTVRIDR; this comes from the coding sequence ATGGGCAAGACCGCACTGATCACCGGAGTCACCGGACAGGACGGCTCGTACCTCGCCGAGCTCCTGCTCTCCAAGGGCTACACGGTGCACGGGCTCGTGCGGCGGTCCTCCAGCTTCAACACGGAGCGGGTCGACCACATCTACCAGGACCCGCAGACCGCCAACCGGTCCTTCGTCCTGCACCACGCCGACCTCTCCGACGGCGTCGCCCTCGTGAACCTGCTCCGTGACATACGCCCCGACGAGGTCTACAACCTCGGCGCCCAGTCCCACGTCCGCGTCTCCTTCGACGCCCCGCTCTACACGGGCGACGTGACCGGCCTCGGCGCGCTGCGGCTGCTGGAGGCCATCCGGGCCAGCGGCGTCGACACCCGCATCTACCAGGCCTCGTCCTCCGAGATGTTCGGCTCCACCCCGCCCCCGCAGAACGAGCAGACCCCGTTCCACCCGCGCAGCCCGTACGGCGCCGCGAAGGTCTTCGCGTACTGGACCACGGTGAACTACCGCGAGGCGTACGACATGTTCGCCGTCAACGGGATCCTGTTCAACCACGAGTCCCCGCGCCGCGGCGAGACCTTCGTGACCCGCAAGATCACCCGCGCGGTGGCCCGCATCAAGGCCGGTCTCCAGGACCACCTCTACCTCGGCAACCTCGACGCGGTGCGCGACTGGGGCTACGCCCCCGAGTACGTGGACGCCATGTGGCGGATGCTCCAGCAGGACGAGCCCACCGACTATGTCGTCGCCACCGGGGTGGCCGCGACCGTCCGCGAGTTCGTCGAGTCCTCCTTCACGCACGCCGGTCTCGACTGGACCGACCACGTGCGCTACGACCCCAAGTACGAGCGCCCGAGCGAGGTCGACGCCCTCATCGGCGATGCGTCCAAGGCCCACGACCTGCTTGGCTGGAAGCCGACGGTCCTGGTGGCCGAGCTGGCGCAGATCATGGTGGACGCAGATATCCGTCAAGTCGAGGACCAACTGGCGGGCGTGACGGTCCGTATCGACCGCTGA
- a CDS encoding lipopolysaccharide biosynthesis protein, with protein MIETNRPAAAPVDDEPDLLRDQFRQLLRYRRLIGAGIGIGLLGGVYLGISTADTYVATADVVLRAPTDDPFNPSLAPDKAINIGSERQVALSSSIANEAAKKLGVGSSGFAALRSGLQVTNPPQTMVLRFTYTADSAKEAAKRANAMTEAYLTKRQEALDATRDKMVKGYKEQRDPIAKQLDETSKEIARMPAGAGRDAASSAKTDLQSEVGGYNTKITKLEALDMTPGRVTSAATAPTATDGPGIIMSLALGAAVGLALGLLAAWVRLVFDPAPRSEGDVARALRAPVLGYLPRDRTGGGPLLAAGEADPRLAEEYRSVAFRLAYDSRFADRRRLLVVAPRGSSETAAAVSVNLAASFAETGKDVLLIEADLRTPVLASQLPTDAGGRPRWSQTPGSPNAAGRHSDTEWPDGRQLVVDAGESGSFDLIPGGQARNVPRSLTSARATRLISEADSPNSTVVVLAPPVLSYADALALVDRVDGVLVVCDPRAVHRTDLSRIRELISGAGGTVLGAVLHAPLPGEKRGRGKDKAGPAPTGPAGGSGTSPKPGRSAPQPIPYEVAEPEQHIPGDGTDTVALRTVRMGRR; from the coding sequence GTGATCGAGACGAACCGCCCTGCAGCGGCACCGGTCGACGACGAACCCGATCTCCTCAGAGATCAGTTCCGGCAGCTCCTGCGCTACCGCAGGCTCATCGGCGCGGGCATCGGGATCGGTCTGCTGGGCGGCGTCTACCTCGGCATCTCCACGGCCGACACCTATGTCGCGACCGCCGACGTCGTCCTGCGCGCACCCACCGACGACCCGTTCAACCCGAGCCTCGCCCCGGACAAGGCGATCAACATCGGCTCGGAGCGCCAGGTCGCGCTCAGCTCCTCCATAGCCAACGAGGCGGCGAAGAAGCTCGGCGTGGGCTCGTCCGGCTTCGCCGCCCTGCGCAGCGGGCTCCAGGTCACCAACCCCCCGCAGACCATGGTGCTGCGCTTCACGTACACCGCGGACTCCGCCAAGGAGGCCGCCAAGCGCGCCAACGCGATGACCGAGGCCTACCTGACGAAGCGGCAGGAGGCCCTCGACGCCACCCGCGACAAGATGGTCAAGGGCTACAAGGAGCAGCGCGACCCGATCGCCAAGCAGCTCGACGAGACGTCGAAGGAGATCGCCCGGATGCCGGCCGGCGCCGGACGCGACGCAGCCAGCTCCGCCAAGACCGACCTGCAGAGCGAGGTCGGCGGCTACAACACCAAGATCACCAAGCTCGAAGCCCTGGACATGACCCCGGGTCGCGTCACGAGCGCGGCGACCGCACCCACCGCCACCGACGGTCCCGGCATCATCATGTCGCTCGCGCTCGGTGCGGCCGTCGGCCTCGCACTCGGTCTGCTGGCCGCCTGGGTCCGCCTCGTCTTCGATCCGGCCCCGCGCTCCGAGGGCGATGTCGCCCGGGCCCTGCGCGCACCGGTCCTCGGCTACCTGCCCCGGGACCGCACGGGCGGCGGACCGCTGCTCGCCGCCGGTGAGGCCGATCCCCGGCTCGCCGAGGAGTACCGCTCGGTGGCCTTCCGCCTCGCCTACGACTCCCGCTTCGCCGACCGGCGCCGCCTGCTCGTCGTCGCCCCGCGCGGCAGCAGCGAGACCGCCGCTGCGGTGTCCGTGAACCTCGCCGCCTCCTTCGCGGAGACCGGCAAGGACGTCCTGCTCATCGAGGCCGACCTGCGCACCCCGGTCCTGGCCAGCCAGCTGCCGACGGACGCCGGCGGCAGGCCGCGCTGGAGCCAGACCCCGGGCAGCCCGAACGCGGCCGGCCGTCACTCGGACACCGAATGGCCCGACGGGCGCCAGCTCGTCGTGGACGCCGGGGAGTCCGGATCCTTCGACCTCATCCCGGGCGGGCAGGCGCGCAACGTCCCGCGCTCGCTGACCTCGGCCCGCGCCACCCGGCTGATCTCCGAGGCCGACTCCCCCAACTCCACGGTCGTCGTGCTCGCTCCGCCCGTGCTCTCCTACGCCGACGCCCTCGCCCTCGTCGACCGCGTCGACGGCGTCCTGGTCGTCTGCGACCCGCGCGCCGTGCACCGCACCGACCTGTCCCGGATCCGCGAGCTGATCAGCGGCGCCGGCGGCACCGTGCTCGGCGCGGTGCTGCACGCACCGCTGCCCGGCGAGAAGCGCGGCCGCGGCAAGGACAAGGCCGGCCCGGCCCCCACCGGCCCCGCCGGGGGCTCCGGGACCTCTCCCAAGCCCGGGCGGTCCGCGCCGCAGCCGATCCCGTACGAAGTGGCCGAGCCCGAACAGCACATCCCCGGTGACGGCACCGACACCGTCGCGCTGCGCACCGTCCGCATGGGCCGCAGATGA
- a CDS encoding GDP-L-fucose synthase family protein translates to MTSSLPLLPPNARVFVAGHRGLVGSAVARRLTADGHEVLTRGRADLDLRDAAATAAYLKDVRPDAVVLAAAKVGGIMANSTYPVQFLEENLQIQLSVIGGAHAAGVGRLLFLGSSCIYPKLAPQPIHEDALLTGPLEPTNEAYALAKIAGIVQVQSYRKQYGASYISAMPTNLYGPGDNFDLESSHVLPALVRRFHEAAAEGRDEVTLWGSGTPRREFLHVDDLAAACAVLLNTYDGDEPVNIGCGEDLTIKELAETVAEVTGFRGRLAWDMSKPDGTPRKLLDVSRLTSLGWKPGIPLREGIAATYKWWREQS, encoded by the coding sequence ATGACAAGTTCGCTGCCGCTCCTGCCCCCGAACGCCCGCGTCTTCGTCGCGGGCCACCGCGGCCTCGTGGGGTCCGCGGTCGCCCGGCGACTCACCGCCGACGGCCACGAGGTGCTGACCCGGGGCCGCGCCGACCTCGACCTGCGCGACGCCGCCGCGACCGCCGCGTACCTGAAGGACGTTCGTCCGGACGCCGTGGTACTGGCCGCCGCCAAGGTCGGCGGGATCATGGCCAACAGCACGTACCCGGTGCAGTTCCTGGAGGAGAACCTGCAGATCCAGCTCAGCGTGATCGGCGGCGCCCACGCCGCCGGCGTGGGCCGGCTGCTGTTCCTGGGTTCGTCCTGCATCTACCCGAAGCTGGCCCCGCAGCCGATCCACGAGGACGCCCTGCTGACCGGCCCCCTGGAGCCGACCAACGAGGCCTACGCCCTGGCCAAGATCGCCGGCATCGTCCAGGTCCAGTCCTACCGCAAGCAGTACGGGGCCTCCTACATCTCGGCCATGCCGACGAACCTCTACGGCCCGGGCGACAACTTCGACCTGGAGTCCTCGCACGTCCTGCCGGCCCTCGTCCGACGCTTCCACGAGGCCGCCGCCGAGGGCCGTGACGAGGTCACGCTGTGGGGATCGGGCACCCCTCGCCGGGAGTTCCTGCACGTGGACGACCTGGCCGCGGCCTGCGCCGTGCTGCTGAACACCTACGACGGCGACGAGCCCGTCAACATCGGCTGCGGCGAGGACCTGACCATCAAGGAACTGGCCGAGACGGTCGCCGAGGTGACCGGCTTCCGCGGCCGGCTCGCCTGGGACATGTCCAAGCCGGACGGGACCCCGCGCAAGCTGCTGGACGTGAGCCGCCTGACGTCGCTCGGCTGGAAGCCCGGCATCCCGCTGCGGGAGGGCATCGCCGCCACGTACAAGTGGTGGCGCGAGCAGAGCTGA
- a CDS encoding DNRLRE domain-containing protein, with translation MRRSRGLTAALVLSLAGAGTGIGLVLMPEASAITAPVAFTADELPTWQTNGVVWAMAQANGTVFAGGTFSAVRPPEGVAGAEQNAVNFVALDAATGNPTSCKLAFTIGDGTATVRTLVVSKDKKTLYAGGNFGAVNGTPVSSLAAIDIASCTPKASFHPSFPATVRALAVTDDTLYAGGDFGTVEGQTRERFAAVDASSGALKPFVANVDEPGRAVEVTPDGKNVLLGGDFFTVNGSNSHALAVVNATTGAVTKTYSNIPSNSVVKDISTDDTGFYTGHEGSGGGVFDGRIGLRLSDFTEKWRDRCLGATQFVLPYEGVLYSSSHGHDCSTELEFPDGKRNFLLAQPTNHEGAAPAPVDGFVRGPGKLGWHPTANDGMDGTEGIGPRVMAVAEKNDVKYMWVGGEFTLINGKPQWGLTRFASKGDVGAPTTPVASASSVKPGEVQVRWRTSYDADDSKLTYRIYRNGSTTPAATVTASSLEWERPQASWNDTTVKAGQSYTYRVTATDAAGNTSALSAVASVTVPTSVQSYPNQVRTDGADLYWRYDDAVSPYVADSSVSGNRSGIQLNTPALKQSPGAVSGSTAMGFNGTSQQVYSDRRQTVGNTFTIETWFKTNTTRGGKLIGFGNNQARNSGSYDRQIYMTNTGRLVFGVYNGSTRTVSTGLFETYNDNQWHHVVGTQGPGGITLYVDGQNKGSLNATSNTTYAGYWHVGGDNLNNWPTRPTSNFFAGQLDETAVYPSALTQAQVKSHFDLAKAPTDTVSAVKTTEDTYVNQGAPSTAYGTSTSLAVRGSGSLYETYMRFNLPAAPAGQVLKSASLQIKTSTQANSGTTDTVKVVPVTGNWTGAGTTFTTKPTLGTTPLGTIAGVPEGSAVHNVELDTATVSAALGTSYGLGLTSTGTDPLWIWSAEATAAEGTPQLVLTFGAK, from the coding sequence ATGCGTAGATCCAGAGGGCTGACTGCCGCCCTCGTACTGTCACTGGCCGGTGCGGGCACCGGCATAGGCCTGGTGCTGATGCCTGAGGCGTCCGCCATCACGGCGCCAGTGGCATTCACCGCCGACGAGCTGCCGACCTGGCAGACGAACGGCGTCGTCTGGGCGATGGCCCAGGCCAACGGCACCGTCTTCGCCGGCGGCACCTTCTCGGCCGTCCGTCCGCCCGAGGGCGTGGCCGGCGCGGAGCAGAACGCCGTGAACTTCGTGGCGCTCGACGCCGCAACCGGCAATCCCACCTCCTGCAAGCTGGCCTTCACCATCGGAGACGGCACGGCGACCGTCCGTACCCTGGTCGTCTCGAAGGACAAGAAGACCCTCTACGCGGGCGGCAACTTCGGCGCGGTCAACGGGACCCCGGTCTCCAGCCTCGCCGCGATCGACATCGCGAGCTGCACCCCCAAGGCATCGTTCCACCCGAGCTTCCCCGCCACCGTGCGCGCGCTCGCCGTCACCGACGACACCCTGTACGCGGGCGGCGACTTCGGCACGGTCGAGGGCCAGACCCGCGAGCGGTTCGCCGCCGTGGACGCCTCCTCCGGTGCGCTGAAGCCCTTCGTCGCCAACGTCGACGAGCCGGGCCGCGCGGTCGAGGTCACCCCCGACGGCAAGAACGTCCTCCTCGGCGGCGACTTCTTCACCGTCAACGGCTCCAACAGCCACGCCCTCGCCGTGGTCAACGCCACCACGGGCGCGGTCACCAAGACATACAGCAACATCCCGTCGAACTCGGTCGTCAAGGACATCTCCACCGACGACACCGGCTTCTACACGGGTCACGAGGGCTCCGGCGGCGGCGTCTTCGACGGTCGCATCGGCCTGCGCCTGAGCGACTTCACCGAGAAGTGGCGCGACCGCTGCCTCGGCGCGACCCAGTTCGTCCTGCCGTACGAGGGAGTGCTCTACAGCTCCTCGCACGGGCACGACTGCTCCACCGAGCTGGAGTTCCCCGACGGCAAGCGGAACTTCCTGCTGGCCCAGCCGACCAACCACGAAGGCGCCGCCCCCGCGCCCGTGGACGGCTTCGTGCGCGGCCCCGGCAAGCTCGGCTGGCACCCCACGGCCAACGACGGCATGGACGGCACCGAGGGCATCGGCCCGCGCGTCATGGCCGTGGCCGAGAAGAACGACGTCAAGTACATGTGGGTCGGCGGTGAGTTCACCCTCATCAACGGCAAGCCGCAGTGGGGCCTGACCCGCTTCGCCTCCAAGGGCGACGTCGGCGCCCCGACCACCCCGGTGGCCAGCGCCTCCAGCGTCAAGCCCGGCGAGGTCCAGGTCCGCTGGCGCACCAGCTACGACGCGGACGACAGCAAGCTGACGTACCGCATCTACCGCAACGGCTCGACCACCCCGGCCGCCACCGTCACCGCCAGCTCGCTGGAGTGGGAGCGCCCCCAGGCCTCCTGGAACGACACCACGGTCAAGGCCGGCCAGAGCTACACCTACCGGGTGACCGCGACCGACGCCGCCGGCAACACCAGCGCCCTGTCGGCCGTCGCCTCGGTGACCGTCCCGACCTCGGTCCAGTCCTACCCGAACCAGGTCCGCACCGACGGCGCCGACCTCTACTGGCGCTACGACGACGCGGTCAGCCCCTACGTCGCCGACTCCTCGGTGTCCGGCAACCGCAGCGGCATCCAGCTCAACACCCCCGCCCTGAAGCAGTCGCCCGGTGCCGTCTCCGGCAGCACGGCGATGGGCTTCAACGGCACCAGCCAGCAGGTGTACAGCGACCGCCGTCAGACGGTCGGCAACACGTTCACCATCGAGACCTGGTTCAAGACGAACACCACGCGCGGCGGCAAGCTCATCGGCTTCGGCAACAACCAGGCGCGCAACAGCGGCTCGTACGACCGCCAGATCTACATGACCAACACCGGTCGCCTGGTCTTCGGCGTCTACAACGGCTCGACCCGGACCGTCTCCACGGGCCTGTTCGAGACGTACAACGACAACCAGTGGCATCACGTGGTCGGCACCCAGGGCCCCGGCGGCATCACGCTGTACGTCGACGGCCAGAACAAGGGCTCCCTGAACGCCACGAGCAACACCACCTACGCGGGCTACTGGCACGTCGGCGGTGACAACCTCAACAACTGGCCGACCCGTCCGACGAGCAACTTCTTCGCGGGTCAGCTCGACGAGACGGCCGTCTACCCGTCGGCGCTCACCCAGGCCCAGGTCAAGAGCCACTTCGACCTGGCCAAGGCGCCCACCGACACGGTCTCCGCGGTCAAGACGACCGAGGACACCTACGTCAACCAGGGCGCTCCGAGCACCGCCTACGGCACGTCCACCTCGCTCGCGGTGCGCGGCAGCGGCTCGCTGTACGAGACGTACATGCGCTTCAACCTGCCGGCCGCCCCGGCCGGCCAGGTCCTGAAGTCCGCCTCGCTGCAGATCAAGACCAGCACGCAGGCGAACTCCGGCACCACCGACACCGTCAAGGTGGTCCCGGTGACCGGCAACTGGACCGGCGCGGGTACGACCTTCACCACCAAGCCCACCCTCGGCACCACCCCGCTCGGCACCATCGCGGGCGTGCCGGAGGGCTCCGCGGTCCACAACGTGGAGCTGGACACCGCCACGGTCTCCGCGGCGCTGGGCACCAGTTACGGCCTGGGCCTGACGAGCACGGGCACCGACCCGCTGTGGATCTGGTCCGCCGAGGCCACGGCCGCGGAGGGCACTCCGCAGCTGGTCCTCACCTTCGGCGCGAAGTAA